The following are encoded together in the Deltaproteobacteria bacterium genome:
- a CDS encoding prohibitin family protein yields the protein MVYVAAMNPRLIGTAVLGLLVAMVLLNSFYVVQPGERGVHVTLGTMSDQFVAPGFGMRLPMVTQIWRVNVQQDTREIGADCFSSDLQQITIQLKVLYRIPETSVVSVLRDYAGHPFEKLILPRVQEATKEATALRTAADIVKSREQVKAAALASSREKVGSLLIIEDLVIEDVKLSRELEQAIEAKMVQQQEAEKAIFKMQQAKTDAETLIIKATADAESIRIQGEALEQAPKLVELKMVEKWNGVSPQVVGAGSNIMLPLERQSGPR from the coding sequence ATGGTGTACGTTGCAGCCATGAATCCACGCTTGATCGGAACGGCGGTTCTCGGCTTGCTCGTCGCCATGGTGCTGCTGAACAGCTTCTACGTCGTGCAGCCCGGCGAGCGTGGCGTGCACGTCACGCTCGGCACGATGTCGGATCAGTTCGTCGCGCCTGGCTTCGGCATGCGGTTGCCCATGGTCACCCAGATCTGGCGCGTGAACGTGCAGCAGGACACGCGCGAGATCGGCGCGGACTGCTTCTCGTCCGACCTGCAGCAGATCACGATCCAGCTCAAGGTGCTGTACCGGATCCCGGAGACATCGGTGGTCTCGGTGCTGCGCGACTACGCGGGCCACCCGTTCGAGAAGCTGATCCTGCCGCGTGTGCAGGAAGCGACCAAGGAGGCCACCGCGCTGCGCACCGCCGCCGACATCGTGAAATCGCGCGAGCAGGTCAAGGCGGCGGCGCTCGCGTCCTCGCGCGAGAAGGTTGGAAGCCTGCTGATCATCGAGGACCTCGTGATCGAGGACGTGAAGCTCTCGCGCGAGCTCGAGCAGGCGATCGAGGCCAAGATGGTGCAGCAGCAGGAGGCCGAGAAGGCGATCTTCAAGATGCAGCAGGCGAAGACCGACGCCGAGACGCTGATCATCAAGGCCACCGCCGACGCGGAGTCGATCCGCATCCAGGGCGAGGCGCTCGAGCAGGCGCCGAAGCTCGTGGAGCTGAAGATGGTCGAGAAGTGGAACGGCGTCTCGCCGCAGGTGGTCGGCGCCGGCTCGAACATCATGCTCCCGCTCGAGAGGCAGAGCGGCCCGCGCTGA
- a CDS encoding alpha/beta fold hydrolase, whose translation MIPADESFDGTWPFRPRFYDGNGFRMHYVDEGEGDPIVCLHGEPTWGYLYREFIPRLARHGRVVVPDHMGFGKSATPQDRDYSIRDHVENLERLLDHLQLDSITFVGQDWGGPIASGVALRNPGRVKRLCYMNTGMPGRTPANVKTVADFPWFEWVQTDESRAVLSNLGATILSVLKRIGFERAAHVDETWVRAYAAHFRTPEDCKGALAFPACINSPATMAVIFERIANLPALAAKPAMYVHGEADRAIPTEMAVGTFRSTWPKGPVVTLPGVGHFIQEDAPETACALIEQFIQMTR comes from the coding sequence TTGATCCCCGCAGACGAGAGCTTCGACGGAACCTGGCCCTTCCGCCCCCGCTTCTACGACGGCAACGGCTTCCGCATGCACTACGTCGACGAGGGCGAGGGTGATCCGATCGTGTGTCTGCACGGCGAGCCGACCTGGGGCTACCTGTACCGCGAGTTCATTCCGCGGCTCGCTCGCCACGGTCGCGTCGTCGTTCCCGACCATATGGGGTTCGGCAAGAGCGCCACGCCCCAGGACCGCGACTACTCGATCCGCGACCACGTCGAGAACCTCGAACGACTCCTCGATCACCTGCAGCTCGACTCGATCACCTTCGTGGGGCAGGACTGGGGCGGCCCGATCGCGAGCGGCGTCGCGCTGCGCAATCCCGGCCGCGTGAAGCGCCTCTGCTACATGAACACGGGAATGCCCGGCCGAACGCCCGCGAACGTGAAGACGGTCGCGGACTTCCCCTGGTTCGAGTGGGTGCAGACCGACGAGAGCCGGGCGGTGCTATCGAACCTGGGCGCGACGATCCTGTCGGTGCTGAAGCGAATCGGCTTCGAGCGCGCCGCGCACGTGGACGAGACCTGGGTTCGCGCCTACGCCGCGCACTTCCGAACGCCCGAGGACTGCAAGGGAGCGCTGGCCTTCCCGGCCTGCATCAACTCTCCCGCGACGATGGCGGTGATCTTCGAGCGGATCGCGAACCTGCCCGCGCTCGCCGCCAAGCCGGCGATGTACGTCCACGGCGAAGCCGACCGCGCGATCCCCACCGAGATGGCCGTGGGCACGTTCCGCTCGACCTGGCCGAAAGGCCCGGTCGTCACGCTTCCCGGTGTCGGGCACTTCATCCAAGAGGACGCGCCCGAGACCGCCTGCGCGCTGATCGAGCAGTTCATCCAGATGACGCGGTAG
- a CDS encoding NAD(P)H-dependent oxidoreductase: MKLVALSGSLRGASLNRKLLDLSLRVLEKEGAQVDRIDLRALELPFYDGDLETASGLPVGAQELVARIAAADGLVISSPEYNYSVPAVLKNAIDWVTRAKPMPLRGKTAVLMSASPSLVGGNRGLWVLRMSLEVVGVHVYPDMFSLGSAHQAFDDAGELGDPALGRFLRFVLTGFARATRLHAQPPT; this comes from the coding sequence ATGAAGCTGGTTGCGCTCTCGGGCTCGCTGCGCGGGGCGTCGCTGAACCGCAAGCTACTGGATCTGTCGCTGCGGGTTCTCGAGAAGGAGGGCGCGCAGGTGGACCGCATCGATCTGCGCGCGCTCGAGCTGCCGTTCTACGACGGCGACCTGGAGACGGCCTCGGGCCTGCCGGTCGGCGCGCAGGAGCTGGTGGCGCGAATCGCAGCGGCCGACGGGCTCGTGATCTCGTCGCCGGAGTACAACTACTCCGTGCCGGCCGTGCTGAAGAACGCGATCGACTGGGTCACGCGCGCGAAGCCCATGCCGCTGCGCGGGAAGACCGCCGTGCTGATGTCCGCATCGCCGTCGCTGGTCGGCGGGAACCGCGGGCTCTGGGTGTTGCGGATGTCGCTCGAGGTGGTCGGCGTGCACGTCTACCCGGACATGTTCTCGCTCGGGTCGGCGCACCAGGCCTTCGACGACGCGGGCGAGCTCGGCGATCCGGCGCTCGGCCGCTTCCTGCGCTTCGTGCTCACGGGCTTTGCGCGCGCCACCCGGCTGCACGCGCAGCCTCCGACGTGA
- a CDS encoding cyclase family protein, translating to MSVARSPLSPEQVRAFHQSLSNWGRFGARDQLGTLNLITPEKRVAAARLVRSGRTVSASRPLPTLPGPENPNPVAHHMTGTATEGWGGDYFAIAPHGFATSHIDALCHIFHEGKLYNGYPIESVTAHGALELGIHELSSGVVSRGILLDVPRSRGVPFLDSGEPIFPDDLERAERDARLRVEPGDLLLVRTGRWALRDARGPWDPRVSLAGLDASCLPWLHERGVAALGCDGVSDVIPSRVPGVGLPIHSVAIAALGLHLIDNLELEPLASACAAEARWEFLLTLAPLVLLRGTASPLNPIAVF from the coding sequence ATGAGCGTGGCGCGCTCGCCGCTGTCTCCCGAGCAAGTTCGGGCCTTCCACCAGTCACTCTCGAACTGGGGCCGGTTCGGCGCGCGCGATCAGCTCGGCACGCTGAATCTGATCACGCCCGAGAAGCGCGTGGCCGCGGCCCGGCTCGTGCGCAGCGGGCGAACCGTTTCTGCGTCGCGGCCGCTGCCGACGCTGCCCGGCCCCGAGAATCCGAACCCCGTCGCGCACCACATGACCGGCACCGCGACCGAGGGCTGGGGCGGCGACTACTTCGCGATCGCGCCGCACGGCTTCGCCACCTCTCACATCGACGCGCTCTGCCACATCTTCCACGAGGGGAAGCTGTACAACGGCTACCCGATCGAGAGCGTGACCGCGCACGGCGCGCTCGAGCTCGGCATCCACGAGCTGAGCTCCGGCGTCGTCTCGCGCGGCATCCTGCTCGACGTGCCGCGATCGCGCGGCGTGCCTTTTCTCGACAGCGGCGAGCCGATCTTCCCCGACGACCTCGAGCGCGCCGAGCGGGACGCGCGCCTGCGCGTAGAGCCGGGCGACCTCCTGCTGGTGCGCACGGGACGCTGGGCGCTTCGCGACGCGCGCGGGCCGTGGGATCCGCGCGTCTCGCTCGCGGGCCTGGACGCCTCGTGCCTGCCGTGGCTGCACGAGCGCGGCGTGGCGGCGCTGGGCTGCGATGGCGTCTCCGACGTCATTCCCTCGCGAGTCCCTGGCGTGGGCCTGCCGATCCACTCCGTCGCGATCGCTGCGCTCGGCCTGCACCTGATCGACAACCTGGAGCTCGAGCCGCTCGCCAGCGCCTGCGCGGCCGAAGCGCGCTGGGAGTTCCTGCTCACGCTCGCGCCGCTGGTGCTGCTGCGCGGCACCGCCTCGCCGCTGAACCCGATCGCGGTCTTCTGA